The Streptomyces sp. NBC_00569 genomic sequence CGACATCCCGCGCAAGGGCGGCCCCGGCGTCACCACCGCCGACCTGCTCGTCATCAACAAGACGGACCTCGCCCCGTACGTCGGCTCCGACCTCGCCCGGATGTCCGCCGACGCCAAGGCGCAGCGCGCCGAGCTCCCCGTCGTCCTCCAGTCCCTGCGCTCCGCCGAGGGTGTGCGCGAGGTCGCCGACTGGGTGCGTGGACAGCTCACCGTGTGGACGGCATGACAGCGGGCGTACGCTCCACGGCCCGCATCACGGCGAGTGACGACGGACGGGGCGGCACCTGTCTGCCCGTCCTCGACGGAGAGGGCTCCCTGGCCCTGCGCCGCATCCGCTCGACCGGTCCCGACGCGCGCGTCATGCTCGTCGGCGCGATGAGCGGGCCGCTCGGCGGCGACCACATGACGGTCGAGGCGCACGCGACGGCCGGTGCCCGCCTGCGCATCGGGTCCGTCGCCGCGACGATCGCCCTGCCCGGCCAGACCAAGGGCGAGGCGCGCTACGACGTCCGTCTCACGGTCGACGACGGGGCCGAACTGCGGTGGCTGCCCGAGCAGTTGATCTCGGCCTGCGAGAGCGACCTGCGCGTCACCACGCGGGCCGAGCTCGCGCCGGGCGCCCGGCTCGTGCTGCGTGAGGAGCAGGTGCTCGGCCGCACCGCGGAGGTGCCCGGCCGGCTCACCAGCCGGCTCACCGTCCACCGCGCGGGCAGGCCACTGCTCGACCAGGAGCTGGCCTGCGGTCCCGGCGCGCCCGGCGGCTGGGACGGCCCCGCCGTGCTCGGGGGACACCGGGCGCTCGGTCAACTCGTGTTCGTGAAGCCCAAGTTCGAGAAGGACAGGCCGCCTCCCGCGCTGCTGGGCGAGAACGCCGCGCTGACGCCGCTCGCCGGGCCCGCGGTCCTGGTCACGGCCCTCGCGTCCGACGCGCTGCGGCTGCGCGGAACACTCGACGACGCCCTGCGTCGCCTGGCCTGAGAGAGGGCCCGAGGGGGCCCGGCCGGTCCGAACCAAACGACCGTACGGGCCCATTCCGCTCACCGGGACGAGTTATACCGTTTATCGGATTGGTAAAGAACGTCAACTGTCTCTGTTGTCAGGGACGGTGCAGGCGCAAGGATCCCCGTACTGATCGAGAACCCGATCGAAGTAATGATCGAATCGATGTACGGAGGCCTCAGTTGAGACGGACTCGACTTACCAGTCGAAGCAGCCGGACGGCGGTGATCGGCTCCGCCGGAACCCTGGTGGCGGCGACCCTGATTGCCGGAGCGATGGCGGCGCCGGTGGCGAGCGCGGACTCCCGGACCGGCCAGGACCGTGAGGCCCGTGGTGCGGCCGTCGCGGCGGCCCGTGCCGCCAAGGCCGGCATCGACTGGAAGGACTGCCCTGCCGACTGGGGCATAGCCAAGCCCATCCAGTGCGGCTGGGTGACGGTGCCGCTCGACTACGCGAAGCCGTACGGCAAGCAGATCAAGCTGGCCGTCGACCGCATAGGCTCCACCGGCACCAAGGACGAGCGCCAGGGCGCCCTCGTCTACAACCCGGGCGGCCCCGGCGGCTCCGGCATGCGCTTCCCGGCGCGCGTGACCACCAAGAACCCGCTGTGGACGAAGACTTCGAAGGCATACGACTTCGTCGGCTTCGACCCGCGCGGCGTCGGCCACTCGGCGCCGATCTCCTGCATCGACCCGCAGGAGTTCGTGAAGGCTCCCAAGGCCGATCCGGTCCCCGACTCCGAGGCCGACAAGCTCGCCCAGCGCAAGCTCGCCAAGGAGTACGCGGACGGCTGCGCCGAGCGCAGTGGCGACATGCTGCCGCAGATGACCACGCCGAACACCGCGCGTGACCTCGACGTCATCCGCGCCGCCCTCGGCGAGAAGAAGCTCAACTACCTGGGCGTCTCCTACGGCACGTACCTGGGCGCCGTCTACGGCACGCTCTTCCCGGGCCACGTCCGCCGCATGGTCGTCGACAGCGTCGTAGACCCGTCGCGCGACAACATCTGGTACGAGGCCAACCTCGGCCAGGACGTCGCCTTCCAGGGCCGCTGGAACGACTGGACGTCGTGGGTGGCGAAGAACGACGCCTCCTTCCACCTCGGTGACACGCAGGCCAAGGTCGAGGCCCAGTGGCTGAAGCTGCGCGCCGCCGCGAAGAAGAACCCCATCGGCGGCGTCGTCGGCCCCGCCGAGCTGATCGGCTTCTTCCAGAGCGCCCCGTACTACGACTCGTCGTGGGTGCCGGTCGCGCAGGTGTGGAGCAAGTACGTCGCCGGGGACACCCAGGCGCTCGTCGACGCCGCGGCCCCCGACATGTCGGACACCGCGGGCAACGCCGCGTCGGAGAACGGCAACGCGGTCTACACCGCCGTCGAGTGCGCCGACGCCCAGTGGCCCACCAGCTGGAACAAGTGGGACCGCGACAACACGCGGCTGCACAAGGACTACCCGTTCATGACGTGGGCGAACGCGTGGATGAACCTGCCGTGCGCCACCTGGCCCACCAAGCAGCAGACCCCCGTGAACGTGAAGACCGGCAAGGGCCTGCCCGCCGTTCTGATCGTCCAGTCCACCCGTGACGCGGCCACCCCCTACAAGGGCGCCGTCGAACTGCACCAGCGTTTCAAGGGCTCGCGCCTGATCACCGAGAAGGACGCGGGCTCCCACGGTGTCACCGGCCTGACCAACCCGTGCATCAACGACCGGGTCGACACCTACCTGCTCACCGGCAAGACGGACAGCAAGGACGTGACCTGCACCCCGCACGCCACGCCCAAGCCGTAACCACCGTCTGACGGCAGCCCCTTTGCCGGCCCGGCCCCCGCTCGGGGGCCGGGCCGGCACCGTGCGGTCAGCCGCGCCGCGCCAGCCACGCGTCCTCGGCCGCGTAGTCGAAGAGCCCCGTCGTGTAGTTCCGCACCATCGTCGGGAACGCCTCCTCCCAGCCTCGCCCCGCGCTCAGCCGCTCGGTCAGCCAGCCCACCGTCCCCGGCAGCGACGCGCTGTACGTCGTCACCGCGCGATAGCCCAACTCCCGCTCCGCGGCGGCCATGTCGTACACGACGGGATGCGCGATGGACCACGGGGTGTCACCCACATTCGGCTCCGGAGGCGCACCGTCCACCAGGACGGTCTCCGTCTCGACCCCCATCACGGCGTCGATCTCCGCCCCGATCTCCGCGATCGTCGGTGCCTCGGGGTCGCCGGCGTTCAGGACCCGCGAACCGGGCCGCGCCGCGGCGAGCCGCACCAGCTCGGCGAGGTTGTTCACGCTGACCGGATGGAACCGGCTCCGCCCGCCGTAGGCCAGCACGCGCGTACGGCGGCCGTCCAGATTCCGCTTCACGAAGTACAGCTCGCGCGGCGTGCGGCAGTGCGGCCCGTGCACAGCGCCCGCGCGCAGGAGCGTCGCCGGCAGCCGGCCGCCCAGCGCGAGCAGCTCCCGCTCCAGCCCGGCCTTCCGCGTGCTGTACGTCGCCTCGCCGGGTGCGACCGTCCGCTGGGTCTCCGGGATGGGTACCGGATACGCGGGCGCCCCGTCCGGCTCGCCCTGCGTGTCGAAGCCGCGCCCCTTGTCGTCCTCGTAGACGGACCCGCTGGAGATCACCACCGCGGAACCGATCCGGCCGGCGAACGAGGCCAGCTGTCGCGCGTGGGCCGAGCCGTACGCCACAGCGTCCACGACCGCGTCGACGCCGTCCCCGAGCAGCGCGCCGAGCGCGCCGTCGTCCTCCCGGTCGGCGCGGGATTCCCGCACGTCCCCCGGCCAGCTTGCGTCGCGCCCGCCGCCGCGGGAGACCGCCGTCACCGCCCAGCCGTCCTCCGCGAGCGCCCGCACCGCCGCGCGCCCGATCTGCCCCGTAGCCCCGATCACCACCGCAGTCCTCATGACCGGACCGTACGCCGCGAGGAGGCCTCGCTCCCAGGGCAATACGCGGTGCGCAGAAACCGCCGGTCGCCGCTCTCAGCTCAGCGGCATCCGCGGGAACTTCCGTGCCTTCTCCTTGGCCGCTTCGGCCTCGGCCTTGACGTCGGCCGCGTACTTGTCGACGTACTCCTGGCCGGACAGACCGAGGATCGCGTACATGATCTCGTCCGTGACCGCGCGGAGGATCGCCTTCTCGCCCTCCATGCCCGCGTAGCGCGAGAAGTCCAGGGGCTCGCCGAAGCGGATCGTCACACGGTGGAGGTTCGGGATGACCTGGCCGGGCGGCTGCGCCTCGAAGGTGCCGATCATCGCGCAGGGGATCACCGGGACCTGCCCCTTGAGGGCCATCGCGGCCACGCCGACCTTGCCCTTGTAGAGCCGCCCGTCGTGCGAGCGCGTGCCCTCCGGGTAGATCCCGAGCAGCTCGTCCTTGCTCAGCACGCCGAGGCCCTCGCGGATCGCCGCCTGACCCGCCTCCTTGCCGGAGCGGTCCACGGGGATCTGGCCGGCGCTGCGGAAGAAGGCGGCCGTCAGCCGGCCCTTGATGCCGGGCCCCGTGAAGTACTCCGCCTTCGCCAGGAACGTGATGCGCCGCTTCAGGATGGCCGGCATCAGGAAGTGGTCCGAGAACGACAGGTGATTGCCCGCGATGATCGCCGCGCCCGACTCCGGCACGTGTTCGAGCCCCTCGATCCGGGGCCGGAACACCAGCCGCAGCAGTGGGCCCAGAATCACGTACTTGAGCAGTCGGTAGAACATGCTGGGCCGCCTTCCCCGTGGATCCAGATGCGTGCGCACAGTAACCAATCGGCGGCCCGCGCGCGAGAGCCCGTTCGGGCCTCGCCGGACCTCCGGCCGGGGGACCGCGCGGCGCGTCCGCTTGGTGTCCGTACGGTGCAGGGAGTGCCCTGGCCTCCCTGCGTCCCGCACCCTCACCGGAGGTCCAGCATGCGTCCGCTCGTTCTCGTCGCCGCGGCCCTCACGGCCCCCGCCGCGGCGCTCACCGTCCTCGCCGCGGCCGGCCCCGCCCGCGCCGTCGCCACCGACCCGCCCGAGCCCCAGGGGGTCTTCCTCACGGTCTCCGGGGACCAGGGCTCGTGGATGCGCGGTGAGCTCCTGCGCTGCGAGCCGGAGGCGTGGGGACACCACCCGCACGCGTCCGAAGCGTGCGGCGCACTCGACAGGGCGCACGGGAATCTGGACGCGCTCGTCGCGGATCCGGAGATGTGCACCCAGGTCTACGCCCCGGTCACCGTGAGTGCGAACGGCACGTACGGCGGCAAGCAGGTCACGTGGCAGAAGACGTTCGCCAACGCGTGCACGATGGAAGCGTCGACCGGATACGTCTTCCGCTTCTGAGGCCCGGGACCCGCTCTCGCGCGGCACCGCGCCAGGCGTCAGGTGCTGCGCGACGCGGCCATCCCGAGGGTGAGCAGACCGAGCACGACCCAGCCGAACCACAGCCAGCCGTTGCTCCCGAGTGCCACTGTGTAGGCCGTCACCGCGACGAGGGAGCCGACGGTGAGCACCCCCATCGTCTTCATCGATCCGGGCATTGCCCGCCTCCTCCCGGCAACCCGGACGGCGCAGCGCCCGGACCACGGCTGAACACCATGGTCACCCCTCAGGGGCGCCGGGCGCTACTGCCCGCGTGTGTTCAGTGAGGCGAGGTACGCGTTGTACGCGGCCAGCTCCTGGTCGCCGTCACGGTCGGCGGCCCGGTCCTTGCGGCGCGCCTGCCGGTCCTCGGACTTCTTCCACTGGAACAGCAGCGCGAGGAGCACGAGCACCGAGGGCACCTCGCTGAACGCCCAGGCGATGCCGCCCGCCGCCGTCTGGTCCGCCAGTGCGTCGATCCCGAGCGAGGCCGGCGGGTGCTCGTACGTGCCGATCATCGGCCCGGACGCCATCATCAGCGCGATGCCGAAGAACGCGTGAAAGGGCATGCCCGCGAAGAGCTCCAGCATCCGCATCACGTAGCCGGGGCGGTGCGGGCCCGGGTCCACGCCCATGATCGGCCAGAAGAAGACCAGGCCGACGGCGAGGAAGTGCACCATCATGCCGATGTGCCCCACCTTCGAACCCATCAGCGTGTCGAAGATCGGCGTGAAGTACAGCGCGTACAGGCTCGCGATGAACAGCGGGATCGTGAACGCGGGATGCGTGATGATCCGCATGTACCGGCTGTGCAGGAACATCAGGAGCAGCTCGCGCGGCCCCTTGGCGCCACGCCGTGCCACCGGCATCGCCCGCAGCGCGAGCGTGATCGGCGCGCCCATCAGGAGCAGGATCGGCGACAGCATGCTGATCACCATGTGCTGCACCATGTGCACGGAGAACATGACCATGCCGTAGTCGTTCAGCTTGGTGCACATGACCAGCATCACGGTCAGCACACCGACGACGAACGACAGCGTGCGGCCCACCTGCCAGCTGTCACCGCGCCGCGCGAGCCGCACGACACCCCAGCCGTAGAGGCCGAGCGCCACCAGGCACCCGATCAGGAAGAAGGGGTCCGCCGACCATGCGAGGCCTCGCCCCAGCGTGAACGGCGGCAGATCCATGTTCATGCCGTGCCCGCTGTGATCCATCCGCCGGCTCCTGATTGGTACTGGTTGTGTGCTGTCTGTCCGCACCAGAGTAGAACTGCCCCCGGTCGCGGCTGCGACCGGGGGCAGACTCTTCAAGCGCGAACTACAGAACGCACTCCGCCTCGGCGTACCGCTCCTGCGGAACCGTCTTCAGCGTCTCCACGGCCTCGGCGAGCGACACCATCACGATGTCCGTGCCGCGCAGCGCCGTCATCATGCCGAACTCGCCGCGGTGCACGGCCTCGACGGCGTGCCAGCCGAAGCGCGTGGCGAGCACCCGGTCGTACGCGGTGGGGGTGCCGCCGCGCTGGACGTGACCGAGGATCACCGGGCGGGCCTCCTTGCCGAGGCGCTGCTCCAGCTCACCGGAGAGCCGTGTGGCGATGCCCGCGAAGCGCTCGTGGCCGTACATGTCCTTGACGCCCTCGTCGAACTCCATGGAGCCGGGGGCGGGCTTGGCGCCCTCGGCGGCCACGACGATGGCGAACTTCTTGCCCGCGGAGAACCGCTCGCCGACCTTCGCGGCCAGCTCCTCGATGTCGAAGGGGCGCTCCGGCACGACGATGGCGTGGGCGCCCGCGGCCATGCCCGAGTGCAGCGCGATCCAGCCGGTGTGACGGCCCATGACCTCGACGATCAGGACGCGCTGGTGGGACTCGGCGGTCGTCTTGAGGCGGTCGAGCGCCTCGGTCGCGACACCGACGGCCGTGTCGAAGCCGAAGGTGACGTCCGTGACGGCGATGTCGTTGTCGATCGTCTTCGGTACGCCGACGATCGGGAGGCCGCTGTCGGACAGGAGGCGGGCCGCCTTGAGCGTGCCCTCGCCGCCGATCGGGATGATCGCGTCAAGACCGAGATCCGTGACATGGCCCTTGGCCCGCTCCACGCCGTCGCGCAGATGCGCGGGCTGGACCCGCGACGAGCCGAGGATCGTGCCGCCGCGGGCGAGGATGCCGCCCACCGCGTCCAGGTCGAGCTTGCGGTAGTCGCACTCCAGCAGGCCCTTCCAGCCGTCGTGGAAGCCGATGACCTCGTCGCCGTGGTCGACGACGGCACGGTGCACGACCGAACGAATCACCGCGTTCAGGCCGGGGCAGTCTCCGCCGGAGGTGAGGACACCAATACGCATAGCCCGAAAACCTTTGCAACGTGGGCCGATGACCGGACCACGTCGTCCGGGCTGGATCCCCGCCACCCTACCGGCGGGAGGGGGCGGGGCCGCACCCGGCGTCCGCCTGCTGGACTGGCCCGCTCACTTGTGCGGGAGCCTGATCAGGCGGGCTGCTGTGCCGCCGTGATCCGCTCGTTGCGCAGCGCCTCGTACCAGCGGTCGTCGACCGGCGGCAGCGCGTTGACATCGAGGGCCAGCTTCAGGAGCAGGTCGGCGATCAGCGGGTTGCGGGCGAGGACGGGGCCGTGCATGTACGTGCCGAACACGGTGTCGTTGAACGCGCCCTCCGTGCCGTCACCCGTGCCGTTGCCCCTGCCGAGCTTGACGCGGGCGAAGGGCCGCGCCGACGGGCCGAGGTGCGTGATGCCCTGGTGGTTCTCGAATCCCGTCAGCGGGGGGAGCCCCAACTGCGGGTCGATGTCGCCCAGTACGTCGCCGACGCACCGCTCGCCCTCACCACGCGTGGACACCACGTCGAGCAGGCCGAGGCCCTGCTCGCGCTCGCCCAGGTCGTTGATGAACTCGTGGCCGAGGATCTGGTAACCGGCGCAGACCGAGAAGACGATCGCGCCGTTGGCCACGGCCCGCTGGAGACCGCCGTCGCGGCGCAGCCGCTCCGCGGCGAGACGCTGCGGCCGGTCCTCACCGCCGCCGATCAGATAGATGTCGCCGGAGGTGGGCACCGGCTGGTCGCTGCGCACGTCGATCCGGTGCACGTCGAGGCGGCGCTGGCGGGCGCGGCGCTCCACGACGAGGGCGTTGCCCTGGTCGCCGTACGTGCTCAGGAGGTCGGGGTAGACCCAGACCAGACGAAGGCCGTTGTCGCTCATGCTCATGAATCCTCTGCGGGGTCTCAGTTGCCGACGCGGCGGCGGACGTCCTGGAACGCGGTGTAGTTGGCGATCAGCTCGATCCGCCCGGGCGGGGCGGACTGCACCGCCTCGTCGACGCTGTCGCAGACCCGGAAGTCCAGGCCGGCGACCTCGAGCCGCACGGCGAGGTCGAGCCTGCGGTCGCCGATCACGAAGATCGGGTGACCGGCCAGACGCGTGTAGTCGACGTCCCACAGCCAGGAGGTGTCGGTGCCGTCGGCGCCGCGTGCGTTGACCGAAAGGATCACCGGGGTGGGCGGCGGGTCGATCAGGGAAAACGTTTCGAGCCAGCCCGCCGGGTTCTTCGCGAGCAGCAGACGCAGGTCACGGCCGAGGAACTGCACGACGTCGTAGCGCCCCGCGACCGCCTGCACCTGGTACATGCGCTCGAGGGCCACCTGGGGCGGCACACCGAAGCACGCGGCGACGGCGGCCGACGAGGTCGCGTTCGCCTTGTTGGCGCGGCCGGGGAGCTGGAGGTGGATCGGCCAGGCCGAGCCGTGCGGGTCGAGGACGTAGTCGCCCTGGAGCGCCCAGCTGGGCGTCGGACGGCGGAAGCCGCACTCGCCGCAGTACCAGTCGTCGCCGGGGCGCTGCATCACGCCGCCGCACGACGGGCACGACCAGGCGTCGTCCTTCCACTCCTGGCCGGCGGCGACCCACACCACGTTCGGCGAGGAGGACGCGGCCCAGACGACCAGCGGGTCGTCCGCGTTCGCGATCACGATCGCCTTCGAACCGGCCAGGCCCTCGCGCCACTTCTCGGCGAGCATGCGGGTCTCGGCGGCACGGTCGAGCTGGTCGCGCGAGAGGTTGAGCAGCGCGATGGCCTTGGGAGCGGTGTCGCGGGCGACGCCCGCGAGGTACTTCTCGTCGACCTCGATCACGCCGAACTTCGCGTCCGAGCCGCCGGCCAGCGCCGACGTGATGCCCGCGGGCATGTTCGCGCCGAGCGCGTTCGACACGACGGGGCCGGCGGCGCGCAGGGCCTCCGCGATCAGCCGCGTGGTGGTGGTCTTGCCGTTCGTCGCCGAGACGAGCACCACGTCCAGATGCTGCGCAAGCCGCCCGAGCAGCTCGGGGTCGAGCCTGAGCGCGACCTTGCCGCCGATCACCGATCCGCTGCCGCGGCCCGCCGCGCGGGACACCGCCGCGGCCGCCTTGCCCGCCGTGACGGCCAGCTTGGCCCGCGGAGTCAGCGGCTCCGAGTTGCCTGACATCGTTCTGGATCCTCCTTGCGTACGGCGCCGCGCCTGCCCCCGGCATCGCTTGGTGGAGTCAGCCTATCGAGATCCACCTTTGAGCCCGAACCGCGGCACCACCCCGGATCCGGGGCTCGCCCTGACCGTACCCTTACGGCCATGCGACACGGCTCGATCCCGGGCGCCTCCGGGCGCGTACGACCCCTGACCCTGCTCGGTGATCCCGTGCTGCACACGCCCTGCGAGGAGGTGACAGATTTCGGGCCCTCGCTCGGCCGTCTTGTGGAGGACCTGTTCGCGACGATGTACGCCGCCCAGGGCGTGGGCCTGGCGGCGAACCAGATCGGTGAGTCCGCCCGGGTGTTCGTGTACGACTGCCCCGACGACGAGGACGTCCGCCACCTCGGGCACATCGTGAACCCGCGCCTCGTCGAGGCGGACGGCGTGGTCGTGCGCGGCCCGGAGGGCTGTCTCTCGCTGCCGGGCCTGGAGGCGGGCACGCCCCGCTTCGACCATGTCCTCGTCGAGGGCGTGGACCTGCGGGGAGAGCCCTTGGTCGTGCACGGCACGGGCTGGTTCGCCCGCTGTCTCCAGCACGAGTGCGACCACCTGGAGGGGCGGGTCTACACGGACCACGTCACGGGGTGGCGCCGCCGCAGGGTGCTGCGCCAGGCGGCGCGGGCCTCCTGGGCGACCGGGACGGCGGCGTCGTAGGGACGTCCGGCTAGAACCCCGGCCCGCCCACCTTGTCGCCCGCCGCCGCGAGCCTGCCCCACAGCAGGTCGGCGAGGCTGCGCACCAACTCGCTCCGCGAGCAGGGTCTTTCGCCGAGCCACCAGTCGCCCGCGGCGTGCATCATGCCGACGATTCCGTGGCCCCAGACCCGTGCGAGCTGCTGGCTGCCGGGGCCGAGGTCGACGCGCTCCTCGATGACCTCGGCGAGCTCCTCGCCCATGCGGCGCAGCAGGGGAGCGGAGTGCTTGCCCACGTAGAAGCCCTGCTCGCCCGGCGCCGCGCTCTCGGACACGCTCTCCGAGGGGTGCATGAGGAAGCGGTACACCTGGGGGCTCGCCTCGATCGCCGCGAGATAGGTGTCGAGCGTCGACTCGACCCGCTCCCGGCGCTCGGCCGGGGCGTCGAGCGCTGCCCGCAGTGAGGCGAGGAGCGCGTCGGTGTGGCGCTTGGCCAGCGCGGCGTAGAGGCCGCCCTTGTCGCCGAAGTGCCGGTAGAGGATCGGCTTGGTGATGCCCGCCTCGGCCGCGATGGCGTTCATGGACGCACCGGGCCCGTCGCGGAGCACCACGCGGTCCGCGGCCTCCAGCAGCTCACGCCGCCGGCGCTCGGCAGACGTCTGCTGTTCCGTCCGCTGTGTGGTCTCCATGAGGTTTCTCCCCGCCCGTGCGATGGCCTGACGCACGGGAAACGTAACACTCGACGCCCGAAAGGCATCGAACGGGCTGCCGGGAGTTGACAGGGGCTACTGGCGAGTAACAGACTGCCGTTACCGCAAGTAACGTGTGAAGTGTACGCAGTGCTGGAGGGGCCATGGCCGAGTTCACGATGGATCTGAACGACGAGCAGAAGGAAGTCAGGGACTGGCTCCACGGGTTCGCCGCCGATGTGATCCGTCCCGCGGCCGCCGAGTGGGACGAGCGCGAAGAGACGCCGTGGCCGGTCATCCAGGAAGCCGCCAAGATCGGAATCTACTCCCTGGACTTCTACGCGCAGCAGTTCTTCGACCCGACGGGTCTCGGCATCCCGATGGCCATGGAGGAGCTGTTCTGGGGTGACGCGGGCATAGCCCTGTCGATCGTCGGGACCGGGCTCGCCGCGGTCGGCGTCCTCGCCAACGGCACCGAGGAGCAGATCGGCACCTGGATCCCCCAGATGTACGGCGACGC encodes the following:
- a CDS encoding alpha/beta hydrolase — translated: MAAPVASADSRTGQDREARGAAVAAARAAKAGIDWKDCPADWGIAKPIQCGWVTVPLDYAKPYGKQIKLAVDRIGSTGTKDERQGALVYNPGGPGGSGMRFPARVTTKNPLWTKTSKAYDFVGFDPRGVGHSAPISCIDPQEFVKAPKADPVPDSEADKLAQRKLAKEYADGCAERSGDMLPQMTTPNTARDLDVIRAALGEKKLNYLGVSYGTYLGAVYGTLFPGHVRRMVVDSVVDPSRDNIWYEANLGQDVAFQGRWNDWTSWVAKNDASFHLGDTQAKVEAQWLKLRAAAKKNPIGGVVGPAELIGFFQSAPYYDSSWVPVAQVWSKYVAGDTQALVDAAAPDMSDTAGNAASENGNAVYTAVECADAQWPTSWNKWDRDNTRLHKDYPFMTWANAWMNLPCATWPTKQQTPVNVKTGKGLPAVLIVQSTRDAATPYKGAVELHQRFKGSRLITEKDAGSHGVTGLTNPCINDRVDTYLLTGKTDSKDVTCTPHATPKP
- a CDS encoding urease accessory protein UreD, whose product is MTAGVRSTARITASDDGRGGTCLPVLDGEGSLALRRIRSTGPDARVMLVGAMSGPLGGDHMTVEAHATAGARLRIGSVAATIALPGQTKGEARYDVRLTVDDGAELRWLPEQLISACESDLRVTTRAELAPGARLVLREEQVLGRTAEVPGRLTSRLTVHRAGRPLLDQELACGPGAPGGWDGPAVLGGHRALGQLVFVKPKFEKDRPPPALLGENAALTPLAGPAVLVTALASDALRLRGTLDDALRRLA
- a CDS encoding type 1 glutamine amidotransferase: MSDNGLRLVWVYPDLLSTYGDQGNALVVERRARQRRLDVHRIDVRSDQPVPTSGDIYLIGGGEDRPQRLAAERLRRDGGLQRAVANGAIVFSVCAGYQILGHEFINDLGEREQGLGLLDVVSTRGEGERCVGDVLGDIDPQLGLPPLTGFENHQGITHLGPSARPFARVKLGRGNGTGDGTEGAFNDTVFGTYMHGPVLARNPLIADLLLKLALDVNALPPVDDRWYEALRNERITAAQQPA
- a CDS encoding cytochrome c oxidase assembly protein; protein product: MDHSGHGMNMDLPPFTLGRGLAWSADPFFLIGCLVALGLYGWGVVRLARRGDSWQVGRTLSFVVGVLTVMLVMCTKLNDYGMVMFSVHMVQHMVISMLSPILLLMGAPITLALRAMPVARRGAKGPRELLLMFLHSRYMRIITHPAFTIPLFIASLYALYFTPIFDTLMGSKVGHIGMMVHFLAVGLVFFWPIMGVDPGPHRPGYVMRMLELFAGMPFHAFFGIALMMASGPMIGTYEHPPASLGIDALADQTAAGGIAWAFSEVPSVLVLLALLFQWKKSEDRQARRKDRAADRDGDQELAAYNAYLASLNTRGQ
- a CDS encoding SSI family serine proteinase inhibitor, yielding MRPLVLVAAALTAPAAALTVLAAAGPARAVATDPPEPQGVFLTVSGDQGSWMRGELLRCEPEAWGHHPHASEACGALDRAHGNLDALVADPEMCTQVYAPVTVSANGTYGGKQVTWQKTFANACTMEASTGYVFRF
- a CDS encoding NAD-dependent epimerase/dehydratase family protein — encoded protein: MRTAVVIGATGQIGRAAVRALAEDGWAVTAVSRGGGRDASWPGDVRESRADREDDGALGALLGDGVDAVVDAVAYGSAHARQLASFAGRIGSAVVISSGSVYEDDKGRGFDTQGEPDGAPAYPVPIPETQRTVAPGEATYSTRKAGLERELLALGGRLPATLLRAGAVHGPHCRTPRELYFVKRNLDGRRTRVLAYGGRSRFHPVSVNNLAELVRLAAARPGSRVLNAGDPEAPTIAEIGAEIDAVMGVETETVLVDGAPPEPNVGDTPWSIAHPVVYDMAAAERELGYRAVTTYSASLPGTVGWLTERLSAGRGWEEAFPTMVRNYTTGLFDYAAEDAWLARRG
- a CDS encoding TetR family transcriptional regulator, with translation METTQRTEQQTSAERRRRELLEAADRVVLRDGPGASMNAIAAEAGITKPILYRHFGDKGGLYAALAKRHTDALLASLRAALDAPAERRERVESTLDTYLAAIEASPQVYRFLMHPSESVSESAAPGEQGFYVGKHSAPLLRRMGEELAEVIEERVDLGPGSQQLARVWGHGIVGMMHAAGDWWLGERPCSRSELVRSLADLLWGRLAAAGDKVGGPGF
- the def gene encoding peptide deformylase; the encoded protein is MRHGSIPGASGRVRPLTLLGDPVLHTPCEEVTDFGPSLGRLVEDLFATMYAAQGVGLAANQIGESARVFVYDCPDDEDVRHLGHIVNPRLVEADGVVVRGPEGCLSLPGLEAGTPRFDHVLVEGVDLRGEPLVVHGTGWFARCLQHECDHLEGRVYTDHVTGWRRRRVLRQAARASWATGTAAS
- a CDS encoding 6-phosphofructokinase; protein product: MRIGVLTSGGDCPGLNAVIRSVVHRAVVDHGDEVIGFHDGWKGLLECDYRKLDLDAVGGILARGGTILGSSRVQPAHLRDGVERAKGHVTDLGLDAIIPIGGEGTLKAARLLSDSGLPIVGVPKTIDNDIAVTDVTFGFDTAVGVATEALDRLKTTAESHQRVLIVEVMGRHTGWIALHSGMAAGAHAIVVPERPFDIEELAAKVGERFSAGKKFAIVVAAEGAKPAPGSMEFDEGVKDMYGHERFAGIATRLSGELEQRLGKEARPVILGHVQRGGTPTAYDRVLATRFGWHAVEAVHRGEFGMMTALRGTDIVMVSLAEAVETLKTVPQERYAEAECVL
- a CDS encoding lysophospholipid acyltransferase family protein; amino-acid sequence: MFYRLLKYVILGPLLRLVFRPRIEGLEHVPESGAAIIAGNHLSFSDHFLMPAILKRRITFLAKAEYFTGPGIKGRLTAAFFRSAGQIPVDRSGKEAGQAAIREGLGVLSKDELLGIYPEGTRSHDGRLYKGKVGVAAMALKGQVPVIPCAMIGTFEAQPPGQVIPNLHRVTIRFGEPLDFSRYAGMEGEKAILRAVTDEIMYAILGLSGQEYVDKYAADVKAEAEAAKEKARKFPRMPLS
- a CDS encoding Mur ligase family protein, which produces MSGNSEPLTPRAKLAVTAGKAAAAVSRAAGRGSGSVIGGKVALRLDPELLGRLAQHLDVVLVSATNGKTTTTRLIAEALRAAGPVVSNALGANMPAGITSALAGGSDAKFGVIEVDEKYLAGVARDTAPKAIALLNLSRDQLDRAAETRMLAEKWREGLAGSKAIVIANADDPLVVWAASSSPNVVWVAAGQEWKDDAWSCPSCGGVMQRPGDDWYCGECGFRRPTPSWALQGDYVLDPHGSAWPIHLQLPGRANKANATSSAAVAACFGVPPQVALERMYQVQAVAGRYDVVQFLGRDLRLLLAKNPAGWLETFSLIDPPPTPVILSVNARGADGTDTSWLWDVDYTRLAGHPIFVIGDRRLDLAVRLEVAGLDFRVCDSVDEAVQSAPPGRIELIANYTAFQDVRRRVGN